The nucleotide window CCAACAGCCTGGTGCTGACTGGCACCGCCGCGCAGCTTAATAATTTATTGGCGGGCAACAATGGCGGCACCCTGACGTATCGCATGGCAGACGATGCGCCACCCGCCACTTCCACGCTGACCATTACCGCTAGTGATGGATCACTTTCTGGTAATGATACCGCCACTATCAACATCACCGCTGCCAACGATGCTCCGGTCAACACAGTACCGGGTGCGCAATCCACCAACGAAGATACGGCGTTGGTATTTACCGGTGCGACCCAAATCCAGATTGCTGATCCCGATGCAGGTGGCGGTACGCTGGAAGTTACGCTTTCAGTAACTAATGGCACCCTGACTCTGGGTGGCACGGGCGGATTGGCATTTACTACCGGCAGTGGCACTGCCGATACTACGATGGTGTTCACAGGCACCCTCGCAGACATCAACACCGCGCTGAATAACCTGACCTTCAACCCGACTGCCAACTTCAATGGCGGAGCGGTCTTGAGCATCACCACCAGTGACCAAGGCAACAGCGGTAGTGGCGGCACATTGACCGATACGGATACCGTCAATATCACTGTTAATGCAGTTAACGATGCTCCCGATGGCAGCGACGATACTATCTTGATCAACGAAGACGGCAGTCACACCTTTACCGCTGCCGACTTTGGTTTTTCAGACGCGAATGATGCTCCGGCCAATAGCTTGCTTGCGGTGCGAATTACCACCCTGCCTGCGGTTGGTAGCCTTACCCTGAGTGGGGTAGCGGTGACAGCGGGGCAAACGGTTGCAGTGGCAGACATCAATTCCGGCTTGCTGGTATACACCCCAGCGGCTAACGCAAACGGCGCGAGTTACAGCAGTTTTACCTTTCAGGTGCAGGACAATGGTGGCACTGCTAATGGTGGTGTAAACCTCGATCCTGTTGCCAACACCATTACCTTTGATGTTACTGCGGCCAACGATGCTCCGGTCAACACAGTACCGGGTGCGCAATCTACCAACGAAGATACGGCGCTGGTATTTACCGGTGCGACCCAAATCCAGATTGCTGATCCCGATGTAGGTGGCGGTACGCTGGAAGTTACGCTTTCAGTAACCAATGGCACACTCACTCTGGGTGGCACGGGCGGATTGGCATTTACTACCGGCAGTGGCGCTGCCGATACTACGATGGTGTTCACGGGTACCCTCGCAGACATCAACACCGCGCTGAATAACCTGACCTTCAACCCCACTGCCAACTTCCATGGTGCGGCAGTATTGACCATCACCACCAGTGACCAAGGCAACAGCGGTAGTGGCGGCACGTTGACCGATACCGATACCGTCAATATCACTGTTAATGCAATTAACGATGCTCCCAGCGTAGTTATTACACCCACCGATTACTACGCAGATGAACAGACATGGATTGATTTGCACGGCACGGGTATTAGCGTTGCTGATGTAGACAGTTCTGCGTTGACTATCACGATTACCGGTGCAGGCAGTAATAGCAATCTTGCAGCAACCGTAGGTACAACCGGTGTCAATATCGTATCCGGTATTAATACCGATACATTGATCCTCAGCGGTACTGCAGCGCAACTGAATGATTTGTTTGCTGGCAACAACGGCGGCACACTTACCTACCGACTGTCTGGCGATACACCTGTTGCGACGCGCTTGCTGACAGTCAGTGCCAGTGACGGTAGTTTATCAAGTGACGATACGGCCACTATCAACATTACCGCCGTTAACGATGCGCCTGAGAATGATGTTCCCGGTGCGCAAGTCACGAGTGAAGATACCGCTCTGGTGTTTAGTTCAGGAAATGGTAATCGCATTCAGGTTGATGATCTGGATGTGGGTGGTGGGAATCTGGAAATTACCTTATCGGTGACAAACGGCACCTTAACTCTCGCGGGAACAAGCGGATTAAGTTTCACCACGGGTGATGGCACTGCAGATTCAACATTGGTATTTACCGGAACCAAGAGTGACATCAATACTGCACTTGCGACTTTAACGTTTAATCCAACATCCAATTACAGCGGCGCTGCCGTTTTATCGTTAACGACCAGTGATTTGGGTAATACCGGTAGTGGCGGCACATTGACCGATACCGATACTGTCAACATTACCGTCAATTCGGCCAACGATGCGCCCGACGGCAGCGACGATACTATTGTGATCAACGAAGACGGCAGCCACATCTTTACCGCTGCCGACTTTGGCTTTTCAGACGCGAATGACTCTCCAGCCAATAGCTTGCTGGCTGTGCGAATTACCACCCTGCCTGCTGTTGGTAGCCTTACCCTGAGTGGTGTAGCGGTGACGGCGGGGCAAACGGTTGCAGCGGCAGACATCAATTCTGGCTTGTTGGTATACACCCCGGCGGCAAACGCCAACGGCGCTGGCTACAGTAGTTTTACCTTTCAGGTGCAGGACAATGGCGGCACTGCTAATGGTGGTGTAAACCTCGATCCTGTTGCCAACACCATTACCTTTGATGTTACTGCGGCCAACGATGCTCCGGTCAACACAGTACCGGGCGCGCAATCTACCAACGAAGACACAGCGCTGGTATTTACCGGTGCGACCCAAATCCAGATTGCTGATCCCGATGCAGGTGGCGGTACGTTGGAAGTTACGCTGTCAGTAACCAATGGCACACTGACTCTGGGTGGCACGGGCGGATTGGCATTTACTACCGGCGATGGCACTGCCGATACTACGATGGTATTCACAGGCACACTCGCAGACATCAACACCGCGCTGAATAACCTGACCTTCAACCCGACTGCCAACTTCAATGGCGGGGCGGTCTTGAGTATCACCACCAGTGACCAGGGTAATACCGGTAGTGGCGGCACATTGACCGATACCGATACCGTCAATATCACCGTCAATGCTGCGAATGATGCGCCCACCGTTGCGAACATCATTCCAGACCAAAATGCGACAGAAGATGCTGCGTTTAATTTTCAATTTGCATCCAATACATTTGCGGATGCTGAGCTTGATTCGCTGACATATTCCGCGCAATTAAATGGCGGCGGCGGTTTACCAGCGTGGTTGAGTTTTGATTCCGCTACTCGCACATTCAGCGGCACACCTGCTAATGGTGATGTAGGCACGCTCACAATTGATGTAACCGCGAATGATGGCAACGGTGGAACTGTCACCGATACCTTCACGCTTACTGTCGCAAATGTGAATGACGCGCCCACGGTTGCGAACATCATTCCAGACCAAAATGCGACAGAAGATGTTGCGTTTAATTTTCAATTTGCCGCCAATACGTTTGCCGATGTGGATGCGGGAGCAACACTGACGTACTCAGCACAATTAAACGGTGGCGGTGGTTTACCGGCGTGGCTGAGTTTTGATCCTGTTACACGCACATTCAGCGGTACACCTGCCAACAGTGATGTAGGTACTCTCACGATTGATGTGACCGCCGATGATGGCAACGGTGGAACTGTCACCGACACCTTCACAATTACCGTCGCAAATGTGAATGATGCACCCACCGTTGCGAACATCATTCCCAACCAAAATGCGACAGAAGATGCCGCGTTTAATTTTCAATTTGCATCCAATACATTTGCGGATGCTNNNNNNNNNNTTGGAAGTTACGCTGTCAGTAACCAATGGCACACTGACTCTGGGTGGCACGGGCGGATTGGCATTTACTACCGGCGATGGCACTGCCGATACTACGATGGTATTCACAGGCACACTCGCAGACATCAACACCGCGCTGAATAACCTGACCTTCAACCCGACTGCCAACTTCAATGGCGGGGCGGTCTTGAGTATCACCACCAGTGACCAGGGTAATACCGGTAGTGGCGGCACATTGACCGATACCGATACCGTCAATATCACCGTCAATGCTGCGAATGATGCGCCCACCGTTGCGAACATCATTCCAGACCAAAATGCGACAGAAGATGCTGCGTTTAATTTTCAATTTGCATCCAATACATTTGCGGATGCTGAGCTTGATTCGCTGACATATTCCGCGCAATTAAATGGCGGCGGCGGTTTACCAGCGTGGTTGAGTTTTGATTCCGCTACTCGCACATTCAGCGGCACACCTGCTAATGGTGATGTAGGCACGCTCACAATTGATGTAACCGCGAATGATGGCAACGGTGGAACTGTCACCGATACCTTCACGCTTACTGTCGCAAATGTGAATGACGCGCCCACGGTTGCGAACATCATTCCAGACCAAAATGCGACAGAAGATGTTGCGTTTAATTTTCAATTTGCCGCCAATACGTTTGCCGATGTGGATGCGGGAGCAACACTGACGTACTCAGCACAATTAAACGGTGGCGGTGGTTTACCGGCGTGGCTGAGTTTTGATCCTGTTACACGCACATTCAGCGGTACACCTGCCAACAGTGATGTAGGTACTCTCACGATTGATGTGACCGCCGATGATGGCAACGGTGGAACTGTCACCGACACCTTCACAATTACCGTCGCAAATGTGAATGATGCACCCACCGTTGCGAACATCATTCCCAACCAAAATGCGACAGAAGATGCCGCGTTTAATTTTCAATTTGCATCCAATACATTTGCGGATGCTGAGCTTGATTCGCTGACATATTCCGCGCAATTAAATGGCGGCGGTGGTTTACCTGCGTGGTTGAGTTTTGATTCCGCTACTCGCACATTCAGCGGCACTCCTGCTAACGGTGATGTCGGCACACTCACGATTGATGTAACCGCGAACGATGGCAACGGTGGAACTGTCACCGATACCTTCACAATTACTGTCGCAAATGTGAATGATGCGCCCACGGTTGCGATTCCACTCCCTGATCGTACCGCCACTGAAGCGTCTGCATTTAATTTCCAATTTAATGCGGGCACGTTTGTTGATGCAGATGCAGGCGATACGCTCACCTATTCTGCGCAATTAAATGGTGGCGGTGGCTTGCCTGCGTGGCTGAGTTTTGATCCTGTCACCCGCACCTTTAGCGGTGTTCCGGGTGTGGGCGACATAGGCACCTTAACGATCGATGTGACGGCAGAAGATTCGACTGGCGCAACCGTAACTGACACCTTTACCCTCACCGTCAATCCGGTAGGTGATCTCGAATACATAGACACAGGCGATGGCACCACCCAGCTGCCGCTATCGCCAACGCCGATTGGCCAAAGCTTTTTCTACAACAGCGTGGGCGCGACTTACACCGTCAATGAAGTCGGTTTGTATTTGGCGCGTTTTGCAGATGCTGCAGTGCAAACGATCACGGTAGAGCTGCGCGATGGATGGAATGGTGCGGTACTGGGCACTGCCTCTATTTCATCAACCCAAATCAGTGGGGATGGTTTTGGTTGGCATACCTTCAGTTTTGCCAATGTCTCACTCAATGGCTCCCAGACCTATGTCATTCAGGTAAGCAGTAGCGGCACCGACGACAAAGTGCTGTTCTCGCGCTTACCGGGCAATGTCTTCCCCGATGGAACATTTATCGATAACGGTGTGCCCGATGCAGGGGGCTGGGATCTGGCATTTAAAATCGCCAAAGATGATGGCAGCAATACCGCACCGGTAGTGGATTACCCGATTACCGACCAAACAATCGATGCGGAAGATCCTTTTAATCTGGTGGTTCCGCTCAATACCTTTTCCGACCCCGACCCGAATGACACCATTACTTATCGCGCGCAATTGGCGGGCGGCGGCAGTATGGGCTGGCTGCAGTTTAATGAGGCCACCAGAACCTTCTGGGGAACACCGCATTGGCATCAGGCGGGCACCATCACGGTTGAATTGATTGCCACCGATAACCACGGTGCATCCACCTCTGATTTCTTTGATATCACGGTGATCAACACCAACATCGCGCCAACGGTAAACCAGGCAATTCCTAACCAGACAGTCAACGAAGACTCTGCCTGGAGTTTCCAATTTGATATCAACACCTTTGCCGATGTGGATGCTGGCCAAACTTTTACCTACACCGCTGAGCTCGCCACCTTGGGTGGCATGCCGCCCTGGTTAAGTTTTGATGCCGCAACACGCACCTTTTCCGGCACACCTGCCAATGGTGATGTAGGTACCTGGACGGTTGAAGTGACAGCCAATGACGGGTTTGGCGGTGAAGTGGTTGAGACGTTTGACATTGTGGTCGCCAACACTAACGACGCACCTCTTGTCGCCAATCCCTTGCCTGACCAAAGTGCGACCGAGACTACAGCCTTCACGTTCACATTCAATAGCAACACGTTCAGTGATGAAGATGTAGGCGATGTGCTGACTTACACCGCAACATCCAATTCCGGTGCTTTGCCTGCCTGGCTTAACTTTAACAGCGCTACTCGCACCTTCAGCGGCACTCCGCCTGTAGGTACGGCTGGAACCCTGAATATTGAAATCGCGGCTGATGATGGTGCCGGAGGCTTAATAAGCGATAGTTTTGTTATCACCATCGCCCCGCAACCACCTAACGTATTGCCTGTGGTGCAGAGCCCGATTGCCGATCAGTCAGTGGAAGAGAATCAGGCATTTGGTTTTACGATCCCGGCATCTACCTTTGTTGATCCGGATGGCGATACCCTGAGCTTAAGTGCGCAACTGAGTGGCGGTGGGGCCTTGCCCTCCTGGCTGGTGTTTGATGCGGCCACGGGTAGGTTTAGCGGTACACCCGCGGCGAGCGATATCGGCAGCATCACCGTGCAAGTCACCGCAACCGATAGCCGTAACGGCAGTGTGAGTGACAGTTTTGTCATTACCATCAACAACCTGAATGACGCACCGGTAGTGGCGATTGCGCCTGCCGACCAAACTGCCGTGGCTAACAGCCCATTTAGCGTGACCTTTCCCGCAAATATGTTTACCGATGCCGATGCGGGTACGGTGCTGACCTACACCGCAACCAGAGCGGATGGTTCACCCTTGCCCGATTGGTTGCGATTTAATTCATCGACCTTGAGTTTCAGTGGCACTCCCACCAATGCCGATGCTGGCACCATTGCAATCCATATTGTTGCCAGCGACGGCATTGCCACGGCAACCGCCAGCTTCCAGTTGGGGGTGACCGCTGTTAACGAAGCGCCCCAAACATCGGGCACTGTGGTGATTAACAATCTTGAAGATGCAGCGGGCGATCAGGTTGATTTGTGGGCAGTGTTTAGCGATACCGAAACCGCCAGTAGCGATCTGGTGTATACCGTCATCAGCAACAGCAATCCCTCATTGGTTATCAACGCCAGTATCGATCCTGCTACCGGTAAAT belongs to Cellvibrio sp. pealriver and includes:
- a CDS encoding putative Ig domain-containing protein; amino-acid sequence: LEVTLSVTNGTLTLGGTGGLAFTTGDGTADTTMVFTGTLADINTALNNLTFNPTANFNGGAVLSITTSDQGNTGSGGTLTDTDTVNITVNAANDAPTVANIIPDQNATEDAAFNFQFASNTFADAELDSLTYSAQLNGGGGLPAWLSFDSATRTFSGTPANGDVGTLTIDVTANDGNGGTVTDTFTLTVANVNDAPTVANIIPDQNATEDVAFNFQFAANTFADVDAGATLTYSAQLNGGGGLPAWLSFDPVTRTFSGTPANSDVGTLTIDVTADDGNGGTVTDTFTITVANVNDAPTVANIIPNQNATEDAAFNFQFASNTFADAELDSLTYSAQLNGGGGLPAWLSFDSATRTFSGTPANGDVGTLTIDVTANDGNGGTVTDTFTITVANVNDAPTVAIPLPDRTATEASAFNFQFNAGTFVDADAGDTLTYSAQLNGGGGLPAWLSFDPVTRTFSGVPGVGDIGTLTIDVTAEDSTGATVTDTFTLTVNPVGDLEYIDTGDGTTQLPLSPTPIGQSFFYNSVGATYTVNEVGLYLARFADAAVQTITVELRDGWNGAVLGTASISSTQISGDGFGWHTFSFANVSLNGSQTYVIQVSSSGTDDKVLFSRLPGNVFPDGTFIDNGVPDAGGWDLAFKIAKDDGSNTAPVVDYPITDQTIDAEDPFNLVVPLNTFSDPDPNDTITYRAQLAGGGSMGWLQFNEATRTFWGTPHWHQAGTITVELIATDNHGASTSDFFDITVINTNIAPTVNQAIPNQTVNEDSAWSFQFDINTFADVDAGQTFTYTAELATLGGMPPWLSFDAATRTFSGTPANGDVGTWTVEVTANDGFGGEVVETFDIVVANTNDAPLVANPLPDQSATETTAFTFTFNSNTFSDEDVGDVLTYTATSNSGALPAWLNFNSATRTFSGTPPVGTAGTLNIEIAADDGAGGLISDSFVITIAPQPPNVLPVVQSPIADQSVEENQAFGFTIPASTFVDPDGDTLSLSAQLSGGGALPSWLVFDAATGRFSGTPAASDIGSITVQVTATDSRNGSVSDSFVITINNLNDAPVVAIAPADQTAVANSPFSVTFPANMFTDADAGTVLTYTATRADGSPLPDWLRFNSSTLSFSGTPTNADAGTIAIHIVASDGIATATASFQLGVTAVNEAPQTSGTVVINNLEDAAGDQVDLWAVFSDTETASSDLVYTVISNSNPSLVINASIDPATGKLQLNYGANQFGVSELVVRAQDEQGAWVDNLVRITLEPVNDTPVSTGIADMKVNAGSAPQQMNLHNIASDIENGTNLVWSLIGNTNNNVATSVQIDPATGMMTISFASATGGESTITLRAQDADGAWVDTRFKVTVAASTVVPPVVPPVTPPVVEPPVSPPTTPPVVTPPTTPPTTPPGTEVPGTDPVPDGGGSTGDGDTTIITPPVLPDTGQAPIVDSGDESLRPDANLNDKSSRDIERAQDMLKADAKPLTTLTASTALAGLISPDSGFAPWEEADFDSEVRRLRAQMDEAMEEEQDRRAIVAGITFSITTGLLVWSLRASSLLLTMMSMLPLWRGLDPLPILDEVNKRKKELEQQRKDREREDKSSKEVGYLFDHAQRKEPGP